The following proteins are encoded in a genomic region of Brachypodium distachyon strain Bd21 chromosome 1, Brachypodium_distachyon_v3.0, whole genome shotgun sequence:
- the LOC100821351 gene encoding uncharacterized protein At4g38062 isoform X2, whose protein sequence is MEEMSKELDELRSEVEARTAECRAKSALVDGLRRESAEQAARLREARAEIERQAGEIAAKDEEASSARELCEQLRAKFADKEQALRHLCAAHDGLKASLRERTECWDTEKRDLVAALEESEVKRQEQDVAVRSCNEEIARLRKLLSEKEKKCSEADQRALAHREVMVRDDTLAKLEEEKASIQIKFKWKTEQFRHLEDALKKVQDEFSAAKREWGSDRSALVDQIDTLETNLDSKTRVADEFRSRLEMCSQALAHEEGRRKLLEAEMSDLRHMYGNVVSEYEEARSTIELLTSKRDGEIASLRSSLAEKVTLLNEMEYCKARLDQENEELRSSLKEYQECQISGADAVVSLKGLWEKFRALEQTHRSCTEKLRDKEAEWKMQMGKLGNDLDGFLSQLDSKDMLIRQLQNELMSSYSLLDLQIVENWEASIVRLSLESKLYDCWSCIDTLELNMQQRCEKFEQSVAVARKQLEEKNFVISQSQAEQAHQLEVIATLRGRIEQLEYLEREHEKMQKQLGAYKEMLDDASRNVHCLKGDTLEKENSLQEKLGKALSDLDKAHHDLAEQKNQLSQFEINLHQQKQLVDHLEKLKLDLETELQGYKDDNHVLKRDLDVALNGKTDSEVSLIDEKEKLLGALSEAKCALSERKSELSENEIILHQQKQAVENLEKLRIDMEIDLKGYVDENHILKRDLDVALIAKMEAQEFHREEKQKLLLTVDEANGAISEMKKEVDQLKANIHQQKQAVEHLEKLKVDMQTELKDYKDENHALKSNLDVLLMTKVEDEDTLREERDKLSSIIDERDRNIDDLQQYINVLEEDNLGKKLDVASLIKLEVEKSIREVNNRYSEIVEVFDKKLLELETRLGFFEQKYTCREHEIMEIFDQEEADWYTLIAEKENAIADIQLIVESVQLNIKHLLEAAASKLTEVQLDVKQLYGFAENLNSLNLIQEHDNFFKDMLIAECERELEGMQLKLVEEKEQSGNLKHVLDKVKAETTAEMLKKAKEHLEVVNKLKCLEETKEMLEEHLGELKSRTKDMCNVAVQEKKGLVDELNGITFSIEAANHGDENLMISLRRIMQKVNIEEPLLNASSKGMPSLEKPNTRNHVPLTRNKSVTLPDRRLPLKENNY, encoded by the coding sequence ATGGAGGAGATGAGCAAGGAGTTGGACGAGCTGAGGTCCGAGGTGGAGGCCCGCACCGCCGAGTGCCGCGCCAAGTCAGCCCTCGTCGACGGGCTGAGGCGGGAGAGCGCCGAGCAGGCCGCGCGGCTCCGGGAGGCCAGGGCGGAGATCGAGAGGCAGGCGGGGGAGATCGCCGCCAAGGACGAGGAGGCCTCCTCCGCCAGGGAGCTGTGCGAGCAGCTCAGGGCCAAGTTCGCGGACAAGGAGCAGGCCCTCAGGCACCTCTGCGCGGCCCACGACGGCCTCAAGGCCAGCCTCAGGGAGAGGACGGAGTGCTGGGATACCGAGAAGAGGGATCTCGTTGCGGCCCTGGAGGAGTCTGAGGTGAAGCGGCAGGAGCAGGATGTGGCCGTGCGCTCCTGTAACGAGGAGATTGCGCGGCTCAGAAAGCTCTTGtcagagaaggagaagaagtgCTCGGAAGCTGACCAGAGGGCATTGGCACATAGGGAGGTCATGGTGAGGGACGACACATTGGccaagctggaggaggagaaagctTCCATCCAGATCAAATTCAAGTGGAAGACCGAGCAGTTTCGGCACCTTGAGGACGCCCTCAAGAAGGTCCAGGATGAGTTCAGTGCTGCTAAGAGGGAGTGGGGCTCTGATCGATCTGCCTTGGTTGATCAGATTGACACTCTTGAGACCAATTTGGATTCCAAGACCAGGGTGGCCGATGAATTCAGGTCGAGGCTCGAGATGTGCAGCCAGGCGTTAGCCCATGAGGAGGGCCGCAGGAAGCTGCTCGAAGCAGAGATGTCTGATTTGAGGCACATGTACGGCAATGTGGTTTCGGAGTATGAAGAGGCCAGGTCAACAATTGAGTTGCTAACCTCGAAGAGGGATGGTGAGATTGCATCTTTGAGGAGCTCACTGGCTGAGAAAGTCACATTGCTAAATGAAATGGAGTACTGTAAGGCACGTCTTGATCAAGAAAATGAGGAATTGCGGTCTTCACTGAAGGAGTACCAAGAGTGTCAGATTAGTGGTGCAGATGCTGTAGTATCCTTGAAGGGTCTGTGGGAGAAATTCCGAGCTCTGGAGCAAACACATAGAAGCTGTACTGAGAAGCTGAGGGATAAAGAAGCAGAATGGAAAATGCAGATGGGCAAGCTTGGGAATGACCTGGATGGATTCTTGTCGCAGCTGGATTCCAAAGATATGCTGATCAGGCAATTGCAGAATGAGTTGATGAGCAGTTACAGTTTGCTGGATCTGCAGATTGTAGAGAACTGGGAAGCTTCCATAGTTCGTCTCTCTTTAGAATCAAAATTGTATGATTGCTGGTCGTGTATTGATACTTTAGAACTGAATATGCAGCAGCGTTGTGAAAAGTTTGAGCAGAGTGTTGCTGTCGCCAGAAAACAATTAGAGGAAAAGAACTTTGTCATTTCTCAATCACAGGCTGAACAGGCACACCAACTGGAGGTAATCGCGACATTGCGTGGAAGAATTGAGCAGCTAGAATATTTGGAGCGTGAACATGAAAAGATGCAAAAGCAGCTTGGAGCATACAAAGAAATGCTTGATGATGCATCAAGAAATGTTCACTGCTTAAAAGGTGACACTTTAGAGAAGGAAAATAGCTTGCAGGAGAAATTGGGGAAAGCATTAAGTGATCTCGATAAAGCACACCATGATCTTGCTGAGCAGAAAAACCAACTGAGCCAATTCGAAATCAATCTCCATCAGCAAAAGCAACTAGTGGACCATTTGGAAAAGCTAAAGCTTGATTTGGAGACTGAACTTCAGGGCTATAAGGATGACAACCATGTACTGAAGAGAGATCTGGATGTTGCTCTTAACGGCAAAACTGATTCCGAGGTATCTCTTATAGACGAAAAGGAGAAGTTATTAGGTGCTCTCAGTGAAGCAAAGTGTGCCCTTTCCGAGAGGAAGAGCGAGCTAAGCGAGAATGAAATCATTCTTCATCAACAAAAGCAAGCAGTAGAGAACTTGGAAAAGCTTAGAATTGATATGGAAATTGATCTCAAGGGCTACGTGGATGAAAACCATATACTGAAGAGGGATCTTGATGTTGCCCTTATTGCCAAAATGGAAGCCCAGGAGTTCCACagagaagaaaaacagaagtTGTTGTTGACTGTTGATGAAGCCAATGGTGCCATCTCTGAGATGAAGAAAGAGGTGGACCAACTCAAGGCCAATATTCATCAGCAAAAGCAAGCAGTAGAGCATTTGGAAAAACTGAAAGTTGACATGCAAACTGAACTCAAGGACTACAAGGATGAAAATCATGCACTAAAGAGCAATCTTGATGTTTTACTTATGACCAAagtcgaagatgaggacaCCCTTAGAGAAGAAAGGGATAAGTTATCAAGCATAATTGATGAGAGAGATAGGAATATTGATGACCTTCAGCAATACATCAATGTGCTGGAAGAAGATAATTTGGGTAAAAAACTTGATGTAGCCAGTCTTATTAAGTTAGAGGTTGAGAAATCCATTCGAGAAGTGAACAACAGGTACTCTGAAATTGTCGAAGTCTTTGACAAAAAGCTCCTGGAGCTTGAAACAAGGCTTGGTTTCTTTGAGCAGAAATACACATGCAGAGAGCACGAAATCATGGAAATATTTGATCAAGAGGAAGCAGATTGGTATACACTAATAGCAGAGAAGGAAAATGCTATTGCTGACATTCAATTAATTGTTGAATCTGTTCAACTTAACATAAAGCATCTTCTTGAGGCCGCTGCATCCAAGCTCACAGAAGTTCAGCTTGACGTCAAGCAACTATATGGTTTTGCAGAAAATCTGAATTCATTAAATCTCATCCAAGAGCatgataatttttttaaagacaTGCTCATTGCAGAATGCGAAAGAGAGCTCGAAGGCATGCAATTGAAATTAGTTGAAGAGAAAGAACAGTCAGGAAATTTGAAACATGTCCTTGATAAAGTAAAAGCTGAGACAACTGCAGAAATGCTAAAGAAGGCAAAGGAGCATCTGGAAGTAGTAAATAAGCTGAAATGTTTggaggaaacaaaagaaatgttgGAAGAACATTTGGGAGAGTTGAAATCTAGAACAAAGGATATGTGTAATGTTGCTgtacaagaaaagaaagggtTGGTTGATGAGCTGAATGGTATCACCTTTTCCATTGAAGCTGCAAACCATGGAGATGAAAACCTGATGATAAGCTTGAGAAGGATCATGCAGAAAGTTAACATTGAAGAACCTCTCTTGAATGCTAGCAGTAAAGGTATGCCTAGCTTAGAGaaaccaaacacaagaaaTCATGTGCCCTTGACCAGGAACAAATCTGTAACTCTCCCAGATAGAAGATTGCCACTAAAAGAGAACAACTATTAG
- the LOC100821351 gene encoding uncharacterized protein At4g38062 isoform X1, translated as MPPSFFPTCSSLKVEMEEMSKELDELRSEVEARTAECRAKSALVDGLRRESAEQAARLREARAEIERQAGEIAAKDEEASSARELCEQLRAKFADKEQALRHLCAAHDGLKASLRERTECWDTEKRDLVAALEESEVKRQEQDVAVRSCNEEIARLRKLLSEKEKKCSEADQRALAHREVMVRDDTLAKLEEEKASIQIKFKWKTEQFRHLEDALKKVQDEFSAAKREWGSDRSALVDQIDTLETNLDSKTRVADEFRSRLEMCSQALAHEEGRRKLLEAEMSDLRHMYGNVVSEYEEARSTIELLTSKRDGEIASLRSSLAEKVTLLNEMEYCKARLDQENEELRSSLKEYQECQISGADAVVSLKGLWEKFRALEQTHRSCTEKLRDKEAEWKMQMGKLGNDLDGFLSQLDSKDMLIRQLQNELMSSYSLLDLQIVENWEASIVRLSLESKLYDCWSCIDTLELNMQQRCEKFEQSVAVARKQLEEKNFVISQSQAEQAHQLEVIATLRGRIEQLEYLEREHEKMQKQLGAYKEMLDDASRNVHCLKGDTLEKENSLQEKLGKALSDLDKAHHDLAEQKNQLSQFEINLHQQKQLVDHLEKLKLDLETELQGYKDDNHVLKRDLDVALNGKTDSEVSLIDEKEKLLGALSEAKCALSERKSELSENEIILHQQKQAVENLEKLRIDMEIDLKGYVDENHILKRDLDVALIAKMEAQEFHREEKQKLLLTVDEANGAISEMKKEVDQLKANIHQQKQAVEHLEKLKVDMQTELKDYKDENHALKSNLDVLLMTKVEDEDTLREERDKLSSIIDERDRNIDDLQQYINVLEEDNLGKKLDVASLIKLEVEKSIREVNNRYSEIVEVFDKKLLELETRLGFFEQKYTCREHEIMEIFDQEEADWYTLIAEKENAIADIQLIVESVQLNIKHLLEAAASKLTEVQLDVKQLYGFAENLNSLNLIQEHDNFFKDMLIAECERELEGMQLKLVEEKEQSGNLKHVLDKVKAETTAEMLKKAKEHLEVVNKLKCLEETKEMLEEHLGELKSRTKDMCNVAVQEKKGLVDELNGITFSIEAANHGDENLMISLRRIMQKVNIEEPLLNASSKGMPSLEKPNTRNHVPLTRNKSVTLPDRRLPLKENNY; from the exons ATGCCCCCCTCCTTCTTCCCGACCTGCTCCTCCCTCAAAG TGGAAATGGAGGAGATGAGCAAGGAGTTGGACGAGCTGAGGTCCGAGGTGGAGGCCCGCACCGCCGAGTGCCGCGCCAAGTCAGCCCTCGTCGACGGGCTGAGGCGGGAGAGCGCCGAGCAGGCCGCGCGGCTCCGGGAGGCCAGGGCGGAGATCGAGAGGCAGGCGGGGGAGATCGCCGCCAAGGACGAGGAGGCCTCCTCCGCCAGGGAGCTGTGCGAGCAGCTCAGGGCCAAGTTCGCGGACAAGGAGCAGGCCCTCAGGCACCTCTGCGCGGCCCACGACGGCCTCAAGGCCAGCCTCAGGGAGAGGACGGAGTGCTGGGATACCGAGAAGAGGGATCTCGTTGCGGCCCTGGAGGAGTCTGAGGTGAAGCGGCAGGAGCAGGATGTGGCCGTGCGCTCCTGTAACGAGGAGATTGCGCGGCTCAGAAAGCTCTTGtcagagaaggagaagaagtgCTCGGAAGCTGACCAGAGGGCATTGGCACATAGGGAGGTCATGGTGAGGGACGACACATTGGccaagctggaggaggagaaagctTCCATCCAGATCAAATTCAAGTGGAAGACCGAGCAGTTTCGGCACCTTGAGGACGCCCTCAAGAAGGTCCAGGATGAGTTCAGTGCTGCTAAGAGGGAGTGGGGCTCTGATCGATCTGCCTTGGTTGATCAGATTGACACTCTTGAGACCAATTTGGATTCCAAGACCAGGGTGGCCGATGAATTCAGGTCGAGGCTCGAGATGTGCAGCCAGGCGTTAGCCCATGAGGAGGGCCGCAGGAAGCTGCTCGAAGCAGAGATGTCTGATTTGAGGCACATGTACGGCAATGTGGTTTCGGAGTATGAAGAGGCCAGGTCAACAATTGAGTTGCTAACCTCGAAGAGGGATGGTGAGATTGCATCTTTGAGGAGCTCACTGGCTGAGAAAGTCACATTGCTAAATGAAATGGAGTACTGTAAGGCACGTCTTGATCAAGAAAATGAGGAATTGCGGTCTTCACTGAAGGAGTACCAAGAGTGTCAGATTAGTGGTGCAGATGCTGTAGTATCCTTGAAGGGTCTGTGGGAGAAATTCCGAGCTCTGGAGCAAACACATAGAAGCTGTACTGAGAAGCTGAGGGATAAAGAAGCAGAATGGAAAATGCAGATGGGCAAGCTTGGGAATGACCTGGATGGATTCTTGTCGCAGCTGGATTCCAAAGATATGCTGATCAGGCAATTGCAGAATGAGTTGATGAGCAGTTACAGTTTGCTGGATCTGCAGATTGTAGAGAACTGGGAAGCTTCCATAGTTCGTCTCTCTTTAGAATCAAAATTGTATGATTGCTGGTCGTGTATTGATACTTTAGAACTGAATATGCAGCAGCGTTGTGAAAAGTTTGAGCAGAGTGTTGCTGTCGCCAGAAAACAATTAGAGGAAAAGAACTTTGTCATTTCTCAATCACAGGCTGAACAGGCACACCAACTGGAGGTAATCGCGACATTGCGTGGAAGAATTGAGCAGCTAGAATATTTGGAGCGTGAACATGAAAAGATGCAAAAGCAGCTTGGAGCATACAAAGAAATGCTTGATGATGCATCAAGAAATGTTCACTGCTTAAAAGGTGACACTTTAGAGAAGGAAAATAGCTTGCAGGAGAAATTGGGGAAAGCATTAAGTGATCTCGATAAAGCACACCATGATCTTGCTGAGCAGAAAAACCAACTGAGCCAATTCGAAATCAATCTCCATCAGCAAAAGCAACTAGTGGACCATTTGGAAAAGCTAAAGCTTGATTTGGAGACTGAACTTCAGGGCTATAAGGATGACAACCATGTACTGAAGAGAGATCTGGATGTTGCTCTTAACGGCAAAACTGATTCCGAGGTATCTCTTATAGACGAAAAGGAGAAGTTATTAGGTGCTCTCAGTGAAGCAAAGTGTGCCCTTTCCGAGAGGAAGAGCGAGCTAAGCGAGAATGAAATCATTCTTCATCAACAAAAGCAAGCAGTAGAGAACTTGGAAAAGCTTAGAATTGATATGGAAATTGATCTCAAGGGCTACGTGGATGAAAACCATATACTGAAGAGGGATCTTGATGTTGCCCTTATTGCCAAAATGGAAGCCCAGGAGTTCCACagagaagaaaaacagaagtTGTTGTTGACTGTTGATGAAGCCAATGGTGCCATCTCTGAGATGAAGAAAGAGGTGGACCAACTCAAGGCCAATATTCATCAGCAAAAGCAAGCAGTAGAGCATTTGGAAAAACTGAAAGTTGACATGCAAACTGAACTCAAGGACTACAAGGATGAAAATCATGCACTAAAGAGCAATCTTGATGTTTTACTTATGACCAAagtcgaagatgaggacaCCCTTAGAGAAGAAAGGGATAAGTTATCAAGCATAATTGATGAGAGAGATAGGAATATTGATGACCTTCAGCAATACATCAATGTGCTGGAAGAAGATAATTTGGGTAAAAAACTTGATGTAGCCAGTCTTATTAAGTTAGAGGTTGAGAAATCCATTCGAGAAGTGAACAACAGGTACTCTGAAATTGTCGAAGTCTTTGACAAAAAGCTCCTGGAGCTTGAAACAAGGCTTGGTTTCTTTGAGCAGAAATACACATGCAGAGAGCACGAAATCATGGAAATATTTGATCAAGAGGAAGCAGATTGGTATACACTAATAGCAGAGAAGGAAAATGCTATTGCTGACATTCAATTAATTGTTGAATCTGTTCAACTTAACATAAAGCATCTTCTTGAGGCCGCTGCATCCAAGCTCACAGAAGTTCAGCTTGACGTCAAGCAACTATATGGTTTTGCAGAAAATCTGAATTCATTAAATCTCATCCAAGAGCatgataatttttttaaagacaTGCTCATTGCAGAATGCGAAAGAGAGCTCGAAGGCATGCAATTGAAATTAGTTGAAGAGAAAGAACAGTCAGGAAATTTGAAACATGTCCTTGATAAAGTAAAAGCTGAGACAACTGCAGAAATGCTAAAGAAGGCAAAGGAGCATCTGGAAGTAGTAAATAAGCTGAAATGTTTggaggaaacaaaagaaatgttgGAAGAACATTTGGGAGAGTTGAAATCTAGAACAAAGGATATGTGTAATGTTGCTgtacaagaaaagaaagggtTGGTTGATGAGCTGAATGGTATCACCTTTTCCATTGAAGCTGCAAACCATGGAGATGAAAACCTGATGATAAGCTTGAGAAGGATCATGCAGAAAGTTAACATTGAAGAACCTCTCTTGAATGCTAGCAGTAAAGGTATGCCTAGCTTAGAGaaaccaaacacaagaaaTCATGTGCCCTTGACCAGGAACAAATCTGTAACTCTCCCAGATAGAAGATTGCCACTAAAAGAGAACAACTATTAG